A window of Gemmatimonadota bacterium contains these coding sequences:
- a CDS encoding ATP-binding cassette domain-containing protein — protein MTELALDIRGVSKRYAAHVAVADLSLAVPRGAVYGLLGPNGAGKTTTIRMILNIIAPDSGAITVLGRPNTDQSILDRLGYLPEERGLYKKMVVRDVLKFLAELKGVERKTADARIDEWLDRLSLRTAEKDWGKQKVEELSRGMQQKVQFIGTLLHDPELVILDEPFSGLDPINAQALKDTVVELKRRGKTVIFSTHLMDNAERLCDSVCIIAGGRKVLDGTVAAVKAENAGRTVALAVEGGADASVMAVLGDRALVERVDDNNRYFEVELAVGADSQVLLRRVLDAGARISRFERVQPSLHQIFLQRVGATGVEEGMSGHG, from the coding sequence ATGACAGAACTCGCCCTCGACATCCGGGGCGTCTCCAAGCGGTATGCGGCGCATGTCGCCGTCGCGGACCTCAGCCTCGCGGTCCCGCGCGGCGCGGTCTACGGTCTGCTCGGCCCCAACGGCGCCGGCAAGACGACCACGATCCGGATGATCCTCAACATCATCGCGCCCGACAGCGGCGCGATCACCGTCCTCGGCCGGCCCAACACCGACCAGTCCATCCTCGACCGCCTCGGGTACCTCCCCGAGGAGCGCGGCCTCTACAAGAAGATGGTCGTGCGCGACGTGCTGAAGTTCCTCGCCGAGCTGAAGGGCGTGGAGCGGAAGACGGCGGACGCCCGCATCGACGAGTGGCTCGACCGGCTCTCGCTCCGCACGGCGGAGAAGGACTGGGGGAAGCAGAAGGTGGAGGAGCTCTCGCGCGGCATGCAGCAGAAGGTGCAGTTCATCGGCACGCTGCTGCACGACCCGGAGCTGGTGATCCTCGACGAGCCGTTCAGCGGGCTCGACCCGATCAACGCGCAGGCGTTGAAGGACACGGTAGTGGAGCTCAAGCGCCGCGGGAAGACGGTGATCTTCTCCACGCACCTGATGGACAACGCCGAGCGGCTGTGCGACTCGGTGTGCATCATCGCCGGGGGCCGGAAGGTGCTCGACGGGACGGTGGCGGCGGTGAAGGCCGAGAACGCGGGGCGCACGGTGGCGCTCGCGGTGGAGGGCGGGGCCGACGCGTCGGTGATGGCGGTGCTCGGCGACCGCGCGCTGGTGGAGCGGGTGGACGACAACAATCGCTACTTCGAGGTGGAGCTCGCGGTGGGCGCCGACTCGCAGGTGCTGCTCCGCCGGGTGCTCGACGCCGGCGCGCGCATCTCGCGGTTCGAGCGCGTGCAGCCGTCGCTCCACCAGATCTTCCTGCAACGCGTCGGCGCCACGGGCGTCGAGGAGGGGATGAGCGGCCATGGGTAA
- a CDS encoding ABC transporter permease — protein sequence MGKLWAVIKREYLERVRNKWFIIVTVFGPVFFAMIMVLPAYLSVRGIRDAKVGGIRIVDASGVGLGARVAERLATPALQGAPAPAAVPVDLVDSTSLAAAESVLVADVVAKKLTGFLVIEPSTINDGRARYAGRNASSIGENEQVEGALRGALMGYRMETAGLDASMARELARLRVNVSTERITDEGRGGSGVAAAIFGFAIAFLLYMTIILYGQAILRGVLEEKTTRVAEVIISSVKPDTLLAGKVIGVGAVGLTQYAVWIGSGFLLWGQRARLLGAMGVDGMPTSMPFPSIAPATLAALILFFLLGYTFYASMFAAVGSMVGSQEEANQAAQPVMMLLVFSIIFVQPVMLNPTGQLAQVMSWLPFSAPIIMPLRMTATPVAPLEIAAVLLGLLVACVVVIWISARIYRVGMLMYGKRPSLRELARWVRQS from the coding sequence ATGGGTAAGCTCTGGGCGGTCATCAAGCGCGAGTACCTCGAGCGCGTGCGCAACAAGTGGTTCATCATCGTCACGGTCTTCGGGCCGGTCTTCTTCGCGATGATCATGGTGCTGCCGGCGTACCTCTCGGTGCGGGGCATCCGCGACGCGAAGGTGGGCGGGATCCGGATCGTGGACGCCTCGGGCGTCGGGCTCGGGGCGCGCGTGGCCGAGCGGCTCGCGACGCCGGCGCTGCAGGGCGCGCCCGCGCCGGCGGCGGTGCCGGTGGACCTGGTCGACTCCACGTCGCTCGCCGCCGCGGAGTCGGTGCTGGTGGCGGACGTGGTGGCGAAGAAGCTCACCGGGTTCCTCGTGATCGAGCCGTCCACGATCAATGACGGTCGCGCGCGCTACGCGGGGCGGAACGCGTCGTCGATCGGCGAGAACGAGCAGGTGGAGGGCGCGCTGCGCGGCGCGCTCATGGGCTATCGCATGGAGACCGCGGGGCTCGACGCGAGCATGGCGCGCGAACTGGCGCGGCTCCGCGTGAACGTCTCCACCGAGCGGATCACCGACGAGGGCCGCGGCGGTTCCGGCGTGGCGGCGGCGATCTTCGGCTTCGCGATCGCGTTCCTGCTCTACATGACGATCATCCTCTACGGCCAGGCGATCCTGCGCGGCGTGCTGGAGGAGAAGACGACGCGCGTGGCCGAGGTGATCATCTCGAGCGTGAAGCCGGACACGCTGCTCGCCGGGAAGGTGATCGGCGTGGGTGCGGTGGGGCTCACGCAGTACGCCGTCTGGATCGGCAGCGGGTTCCTGCTCTGGGGCCAGCGCGCCCGGTTGCTCGGCGCGATGGGCGTGGACGGGATGCCGACGAGCATGCCGTTCCCGTCGATCGCCCCGGCGACGCTCGCGGCGCTCATCCTGTTCTTCCTGCTCGGCTACACGTTCTACGCGTCGATGTTCGCCGCGGTGGGCTCGATGGTGGGGAGCCAGGAGGAGGCGAACCAGGCCGCGCAGCCGGTGATGATGCTGCTCGTGTTCTCGATCATCTTCGTGCAGCCGGTGATGCTCAACCCGACCGGCCAGCTGGCGCAGGTCATGAGCTGGCTGCCGTTCTCGGCGCCGATCATCATGCCGTTGCGGATGACGGCGACACCGGTCGCGCCGCTGGAGATCGCGGCGGTGCTGCTAGGCCTGCTCGTCGCGTGCGTGGTGGTGATCTGGATCTCGGCCCGCATCTACCGGGTGGGGATGCTGATGTACGGCAAGCGTCCGTCGCTGCGCGAACTCGCGCGCTGGGTCCGGCAGAGCTGA
- a CDS encoding sigma-70 family RNA polymerase sigma factor: MPPAPAPEPRALETPEALEDVRAAQRGDADAFGRLYRRHVGRVHALALRLTADRGRAEELVQDAFVRAWEKLGSFRGESAFGTWLHRLTVNVFLVQVRSHQRRGAHEELPGELPEPALDVEGEGLGREGRMDLEAAIARLSPGARTAFVLHELEGYSHEEIAAMSGVAAATIRAQLFRARKRLLEVLER, encoded by the coding sequence GTGCCTCCCGCCCCTGCCCCGGAGCCGCGCGCCCTCGAGACCCCCGAGGCGCTCGAAGACGTCCGCGCCGCCCAGCGCGGCGACGCGGACGCGTTCGGGCGTCTCTATCGCCGCCATGTGGGGCGGGTGCACGCGCTGGCGCTCCGGCTCACCGCCGACCGCGGGCGCGCCGAGGAGCTGGTGCAGGATGCGTTCGTGCGGGCGTGGGAGAAGCTGGGGAGCTTCCGCGGCGAGAGCGCGTTCGGGACCTGGCTGCACCGGCTGACGGTGAACGTGTTCCTGGTGCAGGTGCGCAGCCACCAGCGGCGCGGGGCGCACGAGGAACTGCCGGGGGAGCTGCCCGAGCCGGCGCTCGACGTGGAGGGCGAGGGACTCGGGCGTGAGGGGCGGATGGACCTCGAGGCGGCGATCGCGCGGCTCAGTCCGGGCGCGCGGACGGCGTTCGTGCTGCACGAGCTCGAGGGCTACTCGCACGAGGAGATCGCGGCGATGTCGGGAGTGGCCGCGGCGACGATCCGCGCGCAGCTGTTCCGGGCGCGGAAACGACTGCTGGAGGTGCTGGAACGATGA
- a CDS encoding BrxA/BrxB family bacilliredoxin — translation MYDERFVTPMREELTRLGISELRSAAAVDEALKDAPGTRLVVVNSVCGCAARNLRPAIAVALQHGVKPEHLYTVFAGNDADATRQARGYFTGYAPSSPSIGLLRDGKLVHMVERWQIEGRSVESIAADLTKAFDTHCAAASSAS, via the coding sequence ATGTACGACGAGAGATTCGTGACCCCCATGCGCGAGGAGCTCACCCGCCTCGGCATCAGCGAGCTCCGCTCCGCCGCCGCCGTGGACGAGGCGCTCAAGGATGCGCCCGGCACCCGGCTCGTGGTCGTCAACTCGGTCTGCGGCTGCGCCGCGCGCAACCTGCGCCCCGCCATCGCCGTCGCGCTCCAGCATGGCGTGAAGCCCGAGCATCTCTACACGGTCTTCGCCGGCAACGACGCCGATGCCACGCGCCAGGCGCGCGGCTACTTCACCGGCTACGCGCCGAGCTCGCCGAGCATCGGGCTGCTGCGCGACGGCAAGCTCGTGCACATGGTGGAGCGGTGGCAGATCGAGGGGCGCTCGGTGGAGTCCATCGCCGCCGACCTCACGAAGGCGTTCGACACGCACTGCGCGGCGGCCAGCAGCGCGAGCTAG
- a CDS encoding co-chaperone GroES produces the protein MRKGKKELLVVGDRVLIKLEEGEERTKVGLYLPATAIENQQVQGGTIVATGPGQPLPEVSDHLDEPWRIGATSGAKHVPMQAQVGDYAIFFRKAAVEITFENERYLVVPQAAVLALSRE, from the coding sequence ATGCGCAAAGGCAAGAAGGAACTCCTGGTCGTCGGTGACCGCGTGCTCATCAAGCTCGAGGAGGGCGAGGAGCGCACGAAGGTCGGGCTCTACCTCCCGGCGACGGCGATCGAGAACCAGCAGGTGCAGGGCGGCACGATCGTCGCGACCGGCCCGGGGCAGCCGTTGCCCGAGGTGAGCGACCATCTGGACGAGCCCTGGCGCATCGGCGCGACGTCGGGCGCCAAGCACGTGCCGATGCAGGCACAGGTCGGCGACTACGCGATCTTCTTCCGGAAGGCGGCGGTGGAGATCACGTTCGAGAACGAGCGATACCTGGTGGTGCCGCAGGCCGCAGTACTCGCGCTGTCGCGCGAGTAG